One genomic region from Amaranthus tricolor cultivar Red isolate AtriRed21 chromosome 12, ASM2621246v1, whole genome shotgun sequence encodes:
- the LOC130797090 gene encoding uncharacterized protein LOC130797090 produces MTNQDPSLSFLDHSDPLFLHPADHPGLLLVSKPFNGSNFGSWKKSMSIALSAKNKLIFISSNSQPLATDLKFPQWKRCNDMVTSWILNVLSPDIADSVLYSDSAHDIWKELDDRYGQANGAKLFQLEKDIRLSGQGTNDIAGYFTKLKKNWDELNTLSSLPICSCGAAQALQKFNEDQRLIQFLMGLNSDYNHIRGNILMMQPLPSISQAYALLSQEEKQREVHASSHFITESASMNVSNHTQVHPQILQHNQSQKQKFDGKRFICTHCKKPGHPASKCYRLVGFPKDFRFTKNKKFSGNVVYQQVNAVSPSAETFMNNCTSCNNDNGHQHPSPDFQSWNSKNHPQHISQAQFNQLMTMMSNLQTSSKPNTQPGDNNTHPYSGGNTGQAFTATNFSGPLNEEASGTW; encoded by the exons ATGACAAATCAAGATCCTAGTTTGAGTTTTCTTGACCATTCCGATCCTCTATTTCTCCATCCTGCTGACCATCCTGGTTTATTGTTGGTCTCTAAACCATTTAATGGTTCGAATTTTGGTTCATGGAAGAAATCTATGTCTATCGCCTTATCAGCAAAGAACAAATTAATCTTTATCAGTTCCAATTCTCAGCCTCTTGCCACTGATCTGAAGTTTCCTCAATGGAAGAGATGCAATGATATGGTTACCTCCTGGATTTTGAATGTCTTATCTCCCGACATCGCTGACAGTGTTCTTTATTCGGATTCCGCTCACGACATCTGGAAAGAACTTGACGATCGCTATGGCCAAGCAAATGGTGCCAAGCTATTTCAATTAGAGAAAGATATTCGTTTATCAGGCCAAGGTACAAATGATATCGCTGGATACTTtactaaattgaagaaaaattgggaTGAGTTAAACACTTTATCTTCTCTGCCTATTTGTTCTTGTGGTGCTGCACAAGCCTTgcaaaaatttaatgaagatCAACGACTTATTCAATTTCTTATGGGACTCAACAGTGATTACAACCACATCAGAGGTAATATTTTAATGATGCAACCCTTGCCTTCTATAAGTCAGGCTTATGCCCTATTATCTCAAGAAGAGAAGCAAAGAGAAGTTCATGCCTCTTCACATTTTATCACTGAATCAGCCTCCATGAATGTATCAAATCATACTCAGGTTCATCCACAAATTCTACAACATAATCAAAGTCAGAAGCAAAAATTTGATGGCAAAAGGTTCATATGCACTCACTGTAAGAAGCCAGGGCATCCTGCAAGTAAATGCTACAGACTTGTAGGTTTCCCTAAGGATTTTAggtttactaaaaataagaaattttctGGTAATGTTGTGTACCAACAAGTCAATGCCGTTTCTCCGTCTGCAGAGACCTTCATGAACAATTGCACTTCTTGTAACAATGACAATGGACATCAGCATCCTTCTCCAGATTTCCAATCCTGGAACTCCAAAAATCATCCGCAACATATATCTCAAGCTCAGTTCAATCAACTTATGACTATGATGAGTAATCTACAAACAAGTAGTAAACCTAATACTCAACCTGGCGATAATAATACTCATCCATATTCTGGAGGAAATACTGGTCAGGCATTCACAGCTACTAATTTTTCTG GGCCCCTTAATGAAGAGGCCTCTGGAACTTGGTGA